A genomic window from Lotus japonicus ecotype B-129 chromosome 1, LjGifu_v1.2 includes:
- the LOC130728701 gene encoding basic leucine zipper 43-like, which yields MQASEITGLSYFLPSDPSPFSMIQNNNIPTFQLQKFSNQFFGYQNNLQAFQDFSPQNSSSCISSNSTSDEAEDQQQQQSLIINERKHRRMISNRESARRSRMRKQKHLDELWSMVVCLRNENHQLLEKLNHLSESHDRVVQENVQLREETSELRQMMCVMQLHSPCPPLSPLEDHVPSTPPHLSDSSNQSITSSRDILG from the coding sequence ATGCAGGCCAGTGAGATCACAGGACTCAGCTATTTTCTCCCTTCAGACCCATCTCCTTTCAGCATGATTCAGAACAACAACATCCCCACATTCCAACTACAAAAATTCTCCAACCAATTCTTTGGTTACCAGAATAATCTTCAAGCATTTCAAGACTTCAGTCCTCAGAACTCCTCATCATGCATCAGCAGCAACTCAACCTCTGATGAAGCAGAGgatcagcaacagcaacaaaGTCTCATCATCAATGAGAGGAAACACAGGAGGATGATATCGAACCGAGAATCAGCGCGCCGGTCCCGGATGAGGAAGCAGAAGCACCTTGATGAGCTTTGGTCGATGGTGGTTTGTCTCAGGAATGAGAATCACCAGCTGCTAGAGAAACTGAACCATCTGTCAGAGTCTCATGATAGAGTGGTTCAAGAGAATGTTCAGCTGAGAGAGGAAACATCAGAGCTTCGCCAAATGATGTGTGTCATGCAGCTACATAGTCCATGTCCTCCATTAAGCCCCCTTGAAGATCATGTCCCAAGTACCCCACCCCATCTTTCTGATTCCTCAAACCAATCAATCACAAGCTCTAGGGACATACTTGGCTAA